One Hugenholtzia roseola DSM 9546 genomic window carries:
- a CDS encoding PAS domain S-box protein, producing MKKYIRVEDFKPSLEKMQAFKDEVYERVDRLMESILGSYVAFSIILSFFYREEWEWYLLLISGGLWIGYYLGKKFVNAADLRYLLSSILAMFSILFMVQMQGAFYVHFSLFITMSLLVLYQNWRLIAVFATITGLYSVICFLLIVELDYQGLRYYFLDVADWGDKDRAWLLGFLGTLMGALQFACCVVFARYLEAQTEKNAQNRIYLYEQLNIEDNIKIAEQIAKGDLYQQFQPKENDAIGAALLDMRDNLRQFVEKERAVKWHSDGIALISSVSVSSDTVAELVEKVLKETIKYLHAQQGSIFLLETDENTQVRYLKTAATFAFGTERILDSEVGLGEGLIGQVGKTCKTAYLEQVPDNYFYIKSGLGQAPPKSLIVIPLHLKGSLVGVLEIASMHYLKDFEKHFLEEISERIAATLLALRAKTANEILLRETQEFTEQLRAQEEEMRQNVEELSTTQEELARQMQQTELIKNELAAQVEALNQSALVFETDATGRIVFANPKFAETLKIKPDEALGKNLRELFGQATALLENWEVARLGQVAQCTFQASKSDGIDFWANATFAPVLDEDENTRKVIVIAFDVSRQVKQDKRLKRLLQETEKARNRASQANKNASEQLRAINASIAMAEFDKDGYFVSVNPVFCSILGYNAKELVGADHHIITPPHIMESPLYKEGWRRLSEGDSVEGEFQRVAKDGTKKYLKGSYTSVLDEEGKVIKVILLCYDVTPMIEQAKDMEEFVSQMQAQEEEMRVSMEMLQQMQEDSEVKAQELEKSTDKMLSLMHLLDTSPAIIARCYNDESYTMFHVNQRAEEILGYSKAEIEARGFADFMHPEDIPLVNEAVADKLAIGEPYYISYRLLPKNGQPKWVWEHGRSITYEGKSFIDFFIFDISYLERDEVEEIRLKKDTKTES from the coding sequence ATGAAAAAATACATTCGGGTAGAGGATTTTAAGCCTTCGCTGGAAAAAATGCAGGCGTTCAAAGACGAGGTCTATGAGCGCGTGGATAGGCTTATGGAAAGCATTTTGGGTAGCTATGTGGCTTTTAGCATTATCCTTTCTTTCTTTTATCGGGAAGAATGGGAGTGGTATCTGCTACTTATCAGTGGCGGCTTGTGGATTGGCTACTATTTGGGTAAGAAGTTTGTCAATGCCGCCGACTTACGCTACCTATTGAGTAGTATTTTGGCAATGTTTTCTATCCTTTTTATGGTGCAAATGCAGGGCGCGTTTTACGTCCATTTTTCGCTATTTATCACCATGAGCCTTTTGGTTTTGTACCAAAATTGGCGTTTGATAGCCGTTTTTGCAACTATTACAGGGCTTTATTCTGTTATTTGTTTTCTTTTGATAGTAGAATTAGACTATCAGGGGTTGCGTTATTACTTTTTAGATGTAGCCGATTGGGGCGACAAAGACCGCGCTTGGCTTTTGGGCTTTTTAGGCACGCTCATGGGGGCTTTGCAGTTTGCTTGTTGTGTCGTTTTTGCACGATATTTAGAAGCACAGACCGAAAAAAACGCTCAAAATCGCATTTATTTGTACGAACAGCTCAATATAGAAGACAACATCAAAATCGCCGAACAGATAGCCAAAGGCGACCTCTATCAGCAGTTTCAACCCAAAGAAAATGACGCAATCGGGGCAGCCTTGCTCGATATGCGCGACAATTTGCGGCAGTTTGTAGAAAAGGAAAGAGCCGTAAAGTGGCACAGCGACGGCATTGCCCTCATTAGCAGTGTTTCGGTCAGCAGTGATACCGTGGCAGAGTTGGTAGAAAAGGTTTTGAAAGAAACAATTAAATACTTGCACGCACAGCAGGGTTCGATTTTTCTTTTAGAAACGGACGAAAATACACAGGTGCGCTATCTCAAAACCGCCGCCACTTTTGCCTTTGGCACAGAGAGAATCTTGGATTCGGAAGTAGGATTGGGCGAAGGGCTTATCGGTCAGGTGGGGAAGACCTGCAAGACCGCCTATTTAGAACAAGTGCCTGACAATTATTTTTATATCAAATCGGGTTTAGGGCAAGCTCCCCCTAAAAGCCTGATAGTCATTCCTTTGCATCTAAAAGGGAGTCTGGTCGGCGTACTTGAAATTGCCTCGATGCACTACCTCAAAGATTTCGAAAAACACTTTTTAGAAGAAATTTCCGAGCGCATTGCGGCTACACTTTTGGCTTTGCGTGCCAAAACTGCCAACGAAATACTTTTGCGCGAAACGCAAGAATTTACCGAACAGCTACGCGCACAAGAAGAGGAGATGCGCCAAAATGTAGAAGAACTTTCTACTACCCAAGAAGAATTGGCGCGTCAGATGCAGCAGACCGAACTCATCAAAAATGAATTAGCCGCGCAGGTAGAAGCTCTCAATCAATCGGCTTTGGTCTTCGAAACAGATGCAACGGGGCGTATCGTTTTTGCGAATCCGAAGTTTGCCGAAACGCTCAAAATCAAACCCGACGAGGCGTTGGGTAAAAATTTGAGGGAGCTTTTTGGGCAGGCAACGGCACTTTTAGAAAATTGGGAAGTGGCGCGATTGGGGCAGGTGGCACAATGCACTTTCCAAGCCTCTAAGTCGGACGGGATAGACTTTTGGGCAAATGCGACTTTCGCACCCGTATTAGACGAGGACGAAAATACGCGCAAGGTTATCGTCATAGCTTTTGATGTTTCCCGACAGGTAAAACAAGACAAACGCCTCAAACGCCTTTTACAAGAAACCGAAAAGGCGCGAAATCGTGCCTCCCAAGCCAATAAAAATGCCAGCGAACAGCTACGCGCCATCAATGCCTCGATTGCGATGGCAGAATTTGACAAAGATGGCTATTTTGTATCGGTCAATCCCGTTTTTTGTAGCATCTTGGGCTATAATGCCAAAGAATTAGTAGGGGCTGACCACCACATTATCACGCCGCCACACATCATGGAAAGTCCCTTGTATAAAGAAGGCTGGCGCAGGCTCTCCGAAGGCGATTCGGTAGAGGGCGAGTTTCAAAGAGTGGCGAAAGATGGCACTAAAAAATACCTCAAAGGCTCTTATACGTCCGTTTTAGACGAAGAAGGAAAAGTAATCAAAGTCATTTTGCTTTGCTATGATGTAACCCCAATGATAGAGCAGGCAAAGGACATGGAAGAATTTGTTTCCCAAATGCAGGCGCAGGAAGAGGAAATGCGCGTAAGCATGGAAATGCTACAACAGATGCAGGAAGATTCGGAAGTAAAGGCACAAGAATTGGAAAAAAGCACCGACAAGATGCTTTCGCTGATGCACCTTTTGGATACTTCGCCTGCCATTATTGCGCGTTGTTACAATGATGAAAGTTATACCATGTTTCACGTCAATCAACGCGCAGAGGAAATTTTGGGCTATTCGAAAGCCGAAATCGAGGCGCGTGGTTTTGCCGATTTTATGCACCCCGAAGACATCCCCTTAGTCAATGAAGCCGTAGCAGACAAACTTGCCATAGGCGAACCCTACTACATCTCTTATCGCCTTCTTCCTAAAAATGGGCAGCCCAAATGGGTATGGGAGCATGGGCGTTCCATTACTTACGAAGGAAAATCTTTTATAGATTTCTTTATCTTTGATATTTCCTACCTCGAACGCGATGAGGTAGAGGAAATTAGGCTCAAAAAAGACACCAAAACGGAATCTTAA
- a CDS encoding alanine racemase translates to MAFLELYSDKLSQNFNFLNTQFQQANIEWAIVSKLLCGNEMYLKELVGLGIREICDSRVSNLKKIKQLAPEVQTVYIKPPSKRNIRQVVKYADVSFNTEYKTICWLSEEATRQKKLHKIIIMIELGDLREGIMGDDLINFYDSIFRLPNIKISGIGTNLNCLNGVLPSTDKLIQLSLYKQLIEARFQREIPWVTGGTSVVLPLLLKKQLPKGINHFRMGETLFFGNDLLENKTIEGMSSYTMKLFAEIIEIQEKPKVPIGVMAVNPSGEMFEVCQDDYGKTAKRAIIDIGVLDVAQPDFLLPEDKNLKIVGASSDMIVIDLENSEKEYKVGDLISFDLKYMGALRLLNSDYVEKILK, encoded by the coding sequence ATGGCTTTTTTAGAACTTTATTCTGATAAACTTTCCCAAAATTTCAACTTTCTAAATACACAATTTCAACAAGCTAATATAGAGTGGGCGATAGTTTCGAAACTGCTCTGTGGCAATGAAATGTATTTGAAGGAATTAGTCGGGCTGGGAATCCGCGAAATTTGCGATTCGCGTGTGAGCAATCTCAAAAAAATCAAACAACTTGCGCCCGAAGTGCAAACGGTTTATATCAAGCCCCCTTCGAAGCGAAATATTCGGCAGGTAGTAAAGTATGCTGATGTAAGTTTTAATACAGAATATAAAACAATTTGTTGGCTTTCAGAGGAGGCGACCCGACAAAAGAAACTGCACAAAATTATCATTATGATAGAATTGGGTGACCTGCGCGAGGGCATCATGGGCGACGACTTGATAAATTTCTACGACTCTATTTTCAGACTGCCTAACATTAAAATTTCAGGAATAGGAACAAATTTAAACTGTTTGAATGGTGTATTGCCTTCTACTGACAAACTCATTCAATTAAGCCTCTACAAACAGCTCATCGAGGCGCGTTTTCAGCGCGAGATTCCTTGGGTTACGGGCGGAACTTCGGTTGTTTTGCCGCTTCTGCTCAAAAAACAGTTGCCCAAAGGTATCAATCATTTTAGAATGGGTGAAACGCTTTTTTTCGGAAACGATTTATTAGAAAATAAAACGATTGAAGGAATGAGTAGTTATACCATGAAACTTTTTGCCGAAATTATAGAAATTCAGGAAAAACCCAAAGTGCCGATAGGCGTGATGGCGGTCAATCCTTCGGGTGAAATGTTTGAGGTCTGTCAAGACGATTACGGCAAAACTGCCAAGCGTGCCATCATAGACATTGGCGTTTTAGATGTAGCACAGCCCGATTTTCTGCTTCCCGAAGACAAAAACTTGAAAATTGTTGGGGCAAGTTCGGATATGATTGTGATAGACCTTGAAAATAGCGAAAAAGAATACAAAGTAGGCGATTTAATTAGTTTTGATTTGAAATACATGGGTGCGCTGCGCCTGCTCAATTCCGACTATGTAGAAAAGATTTTGAAATAA
- a CDS encoding GNAT family N-acetyltransferase, translating into MKILTFHAQKEMEQYFSFSEIVDFLYKNLDQYGDKKEDIAKCLRYAFAPERGGAVHVGFSESDTERQVVLGVVVTNQTGMQGYIPENILVYIAINQQFRGKGFGKKMMLHALAHTEGDIALHVEKNNPARFLYEKLGFETPYLEMRLKR; encoded by the coding sequence ATGAAAATTCTTACCTTCCATGCCCAAAAAGAGATGGAGCAGTATTTCTCTTTTTCCGAAATAGTTGATTTTTTATATAAAAATCTTGACCAATATGGCGACAAAAAAGAGGACATCGCCAAATGCTTGCGCTATGCTTTTGCGCCAGAAAGAGGGGGCGCAGTGCATGTGGGCTTTTCCGAATCGGATACCGAAAGACAGGTAGTTTTGGGCGTTGTCGTTACCAATCAGACAGGTATGCAGGGCTACATTCCCGAAAATATTTTGGTCTATATTGCTATCAATCAGCAGTTTAGAGGAAAAGGTTTTGGCAAAAAAATGATGCTGCATGCCTTAGCGCACACAGAAGGCGACATTGCCTTGCATGTAGAAAAAAACAATCCTGCGCGTTTTCTGTATGAAAAATTGGGCTTCGAAACGCCTTATTTGGAAATGCGACTCAAACGCTAA
- a CDS encoding arsenite methyltransferase, whose amino-acid sequence MQNLQNSDSTIDSQAQEIALKEMVRERYDRIATQEKTLNAASCCGATVPSNKIYNIMMDDYSTIEGYAQDADLGLGCGLPTEFAHIKEGDTVLDLGSGAGNDCFVARHLTGANGKVIGVDFSDKMLEKARLNVEKLGYNNVEFRKGDIENLPITEASIDVIVSNCVLNLVPNKKAVFSQMYRALKKGGHFSISDVVLVGELPQNLRKDAEMYAGCVSGAIQKNDYLQAIKEAGFENITIQKEKTISIPDDILEKYLSEKEIQDFKKGEVGIFSITVFAQKDPQSEPAKRLFSPKKDTKNANTCAPNSGCC is encoded by the coding sequence ATGCAAAATCTTCAAAATTCCGACTCCACAATAGATTCCCAAGCCCAAGAAATTGCGCTCAAAGAAATGGTGCGCGAGCGTTACGACCGTATCGCAACCCAAGAAAAAACCCTAAATGCCGCCTCCTGCTGCGGTGCTACTGTGCCTTCTAATAAGATTTACAACATCATGATGGACGATTATTCCACCATCGAGGGCTATGCCCAAGATGCCGATTTGGGTTTGGGCTGTGGCTTGCCTACCGAATTTGCCCATATCAAAGAAGGCGATACCGTACTCGATTTGGGGTCAGGGGCAGGCAACGACTGTTTTGTGGCACGCCACCTAACAGGTGCGAATGGCAAAGTCATTGGCGTAGATTTTTCGGATAAGATGCTCGAAAAAGCGCGTCTGAATGTAGAAAAATTAGGCTACAACAATGTAGAATTTCGCAAGGGCGATATCGAAAACTTGCCCATTACAGAGGCTTCCATCGATGTCATTGTAAGTAATTGTGTATTAAATCTTGTGCCAAATAAAAAAGCAGTTTTTAGTCAGATGTATCGTGCCTTGAAAAAAGGCGGACATTTTAGCATTTCCGACGTAGTATTAGTGGGCGAACTGCCACAAAATTTGCGCAAAGATGCCGAAATGTATGCAGGTTGCGTTTCGGGCGCTATTCAAAAAAACGACTACTTGCAAGCCATAAAAGAGGCGGGTTTTGAAAACATTACCATACAAAAAGAAAAGACGATTTCCATACCTGACGATATTTTAGAAAAATATCTTTCAGAAAAAGAAATACAAGATTTTAAAAAAGGTGAAGTAGGAATTTTTAGCATTACGGTTTTTGCACAAAAAGACCCCCAAAGTGAGCCTGCCAAACGCCTTTTTTCGCCCAAGAAAGACACAAAGAACGCCAATACTTGCGCCCCTAATTCGGGTTGTTGTTAG
- a CDS encoding ArsR/SmtB family transcription factor, which yields MGSRKTELFTEQENELAELLKVLSHPARLKIISYLLKVKTCIGNDIVEEIGMAQPTISQHLKELKRLKIIQGTIEGTSICYCIDPKGWSAFQEKVLLFFNQNPNQDAHQEGACCI from the coding sequence ATGGGCAGCCGAAAGACAGAACTTTTCACCGAACAAGAAAATGAGTTAGCCGAACTTCTAAAAGTGCTATCGCACCCTGCACGGCTCAAAATTATTAGTTATCTTTTAAAGGTAAAAACTTGTATCGGAAATGACATTGTAGAAGAAATAGGCATGGCGCAGCCCACTATTTCGCAGCACCTCAAAGAACTCAAACGCCTTAAAATTATTCAAGGTACGATAGAGGGAACGAGTATCTGTTACTGCATAGACCCAAAGGGTTGGAGCGCGTTTCAAGAAAAAGTTTTACTTTTTTTCAACCAAAATCCCAATCAAGACGCTCATCAAGAAGGAGCTTGTTGTATTTAA
- the phaC gene encoding class III poly(R)-hydroxyalkanoic acid synthase subunit PhaC: MVQDTQVFVNLAKEFVEQSEKLMKGYQLLSEVEEIDVATANKVCVWQEDKVRLFHYESDKVKHKTPLLISYALVNRFDMMDLQPDRSFIRKLLNEGLDIYLIDWGYPTRADRYLTMDDYINGYLNSCVDYIRKSHKLQKVNLLGVCQGGTFSTIYSALNPDKIKNLITLVAPFDFSTEDGLLFKWSRDLDVDKVVDANDGLVPGEFLNMGFDMLKPISKVRKYVTIADMLQDKDKMMNFLRMEHWVGDSPSQAGECYRQFIKDLYQQNKLIKGEFELAGERVELKNITMPVLTIYASEDHLVPPSATKPLNDHVGSKDKTLYEFPGGHIGVFVGSRSQKELAPRVSTWLLERDN; encoded by the coding sequence ATGGTGCAAGATACTCAGGTTTTTGTCAATCTCGCAAAAGAGTTTGTAGAGCAGTCGGAAAAACTCATGAAAGGCTACCAACTTCTTAGCGAAGTGGAAGAGATAGATGTCGCGACTGCCAATAAGGTCTGTGTTTGGCAGGAAGACAAAGTGCGCCTTTTTCACTATGAAAGCGACAAGGTCAAGCACAAAACGCCCCTGCTCATCTCCTACGCGCTGGTCAATCGCTTCGATATGATGGACTTGCAACCCGACCGTAGCTTTATCCGCAAGTTGCTCAACGAAGGCTTAGATATTTACCTCATAGACTGGGGCTACCCCACACGCGCCGACCGCTATCTGACCATGGACGACTACATCAATGGCTACCTCAATAGCTGCGTCGATTACATTCGCAAGAGTCATAAGCTACAAAAAGTGAACCTTTTGGGCGTTTGTCAGGGCGGCACTTTTTCCACTATCTATTCGGCACTCAATCCCGATAAGATTAAAAATCTCATCACCTTAGTTGCGCCTTTTGATTTTTCTACCGAAGACGGTTTGCTTTTCAAATGGTCGCGCGATTTAGATGTAGATAAGGTAGTAGATGCCAACGACGGCTTAGTACCCGGCGAATTTCTCAATATGGGCTTCGATATGCTCAAACCCATCAGCAAGGTACGCAAGTACGTAACGATAGCCGACATGCTACAAGATAAAGATAAGATGATGAACTTTTTGCGCATGGAGCATTGGGTAGGCGATAGCCCCTCGCAGGCAGGCGAATGTTACCGTCAGTTTATTAAAGATTTGTACCAGCAAAACAAGCTCATCAAGGGCGAATTTGAATTGGCAGGAGAGCGCGTGGAGCTAAAAAATATCACCATGCCCGTCCTAACGATTTACGCTTCGGAAGACCACTTAGTTCCGCCTTCGGCTACCAAACCGCTCAATGACCATGTAGGCTCGAAAGATAAAACCCTTTATGAATTTCCGGGGGGACATATCGGCGTTTTTGTAGGCAGCCGCTCGCAAAAAGAACTTGCGCCGCGCGTTTCAACTTGGCTATTAGAGCGCGACAATTAG
- the nadC gene encoding carboxylating nicotinate-nucleotide diphosphorylase has translation MHNYLTPAALQQFIANALAEDNGKGAVAFFGDHSALAAIPETAQNTAQLLIKDNGILAGVELAKLIFEQVDKDLKLTFFKKEGEAVQKGQIAFEVSGRAQSILTAERVVLNCMQRMSGIATLTQKYVQAVSHTQAKILDTRKTTPNSRLTEKWAVRIGGGTNHRFGLFDMIMLKDNHVDFAGGIRAAIEAAQQYLEKNGQKLPIEIETRNLEEVKQVLEVGGIDVIMLDNMDIDTMKTAVALINGRFETEASGGITLETIAAVAETGVDSISVGALTHSYQSLDLSLKAKK, from the coding sequence ATGCACAACTACCTCACGCCTGCCGCCCTCCAGCAGTTTATTGCAAATGCCTTAGCCGAAGACAACGGAAAGGGAGCAGTTGCCTTTTTCGGTGACCATTCTGCCTTAGCAGCCATTCCCGAAACGGCACAAAATACGGCGCAACTTCTTATCAAAGACAACGGCATTTTGGCAGGTGTAGAATTGGCAAAACTTATTTTTGAGCAGGTAGATAAAGATTTGAAACTTACTTTTTTTAAAAAAGAGGGCGAAGCAGTACAAAAAGGGCAAATTGCTTTCGAGGTCAGTGGAAGGGCGCAATCCATTCTAACTGCCGAAAGAGTGGTGCTAAATTGCATGCAGCGCATGAGCGGAATTGCGACGCTCACACAAAAATACGTCCAAGCCGTTTCGCATACCCAAGCCAAGATTTTAGACACGCGCAAGACCACACCTAATTCGCGCCTAACCGAAAAATGGGCGGTACGCATTGGCGGCGGCACAAATCACCGTTTTGGGCTTTTTGATATGATAATGCTCAAAGACAACCACGTAGATTTTGCAGGTGGCATCAGAGCAGCCATAGAAGCGGCACAGCAATATTTAGAAAAAAACGGGCAGAAGCTACCCATCGAAATAGAAACCCGAAATTTGGAAGAAGTAAAACAAGTCTTAGAAGTGGGTGGGATAGATGTCATTATGCTCGACAATATGGACATAGACACTATGAAAACTGCCGTCGCGCTTATCAATGGGCGATTTGAAACAGAGGCTTCGGGGGGCATTACCCTCGAAACGATTGCCGCCGTAGCCGAAACAGGCGTAGATAGCATTTCGGTAGGGGCATTGACGCACTCTTACCAAAGTCTGGATTTGAGTTTGAAGGCGAAAAAGTGA